In the Sphingobium sp. Z007 genome, GTTTAAGGAGGCAATCTATGGTTGAGTTCCTGTCCTTCCGCGATGGTGACGCCACGCAGGAACCCTCGGTCACCGTCGAAGCCTTCACCGGTCAGTCCAACTCGACCGCGGTGCGGATCGAAGCGGGCGAGGATGCGCGCGAATTGCTTCCCTATCTGGACCGGCTCTCGCTGGTCGAGGTGAACTTCCCCGCTTATGGCGACGGGCGCGGCTATTCGGCGGCCCGTATCCTGCGGGAATCGGGCTATCAAGGGGAATTGCGCGCCGTGGGTGACGTGCTGGTCGATCAGATCAACGCGATGCGCCGTTGCGGTTTCGACAGTTTCCATCCTGCCAAGCCGCTGGACGACGCCGCCGTGGACCGCGCGCTCCATCGTTATGCCGACGTCTATCAGAAGGCGATCGATGGCCGCACCCCGGTTTGGGCCAAGCGGCACCCGGAGAAAATCAGTGGCTGAACCTGCCCGCCAGATCGACCTGATCGACACCCGCCCCGCCTTTACCCAAGCGCAGGCCGACGCGCTCAATGCGCGGTTCGAGGGCATCGACACGATCACCATGCTCAAGACCGTGTTTGCAGAAGGGCTGGCCGGCAATGTCGCCGTCGTCTCCTCCTTCGGCACGGAAAGCGCAGTGCTGCTCGATCTGGTGGCAAAGGCCGATCCTACCGTCCCGGTGATCTTCGTCGATACGCTCAAGATGTTCGCGGAAACACTCAACTATCGCGACACGCTTATCAAACGGATGGGCTTTACAGACAGCCGCACGGTGACGCCGATCGCCGATGTCATCGCCAACAAGGACGGGACGGGGCTGCGCTGGTCCTACGATCCGGACGGCTGCTGCGAAATCCGCAAGGTCGAGCCGATGAAGCGCGCCAAGGACGGCCTGGACGCCTGGATTTCCGGCCGCAAGGCGTTCCAGTCAGTGACGCGCCAGAACCTGCCGCGGTTCGAGGTCGAAGATGGCCGGCTGAAACTCAATCCGCTGGGCGACTGGAACAAGGCCGACCTAGAGGCCTATTTCGCCGAGCATGATCTGCCCCGCCATCCGCTCGAAGCCCAAGGCTATCTGTCGATCGGTTGCGAACCCTGCACGTCGAAGGTGATGCCGGGGGAAGACCCGCGCGCAGGCCGCTGGCGCGGATGGGACAAGGTGGAATGCGGCATCCATTCGCCGGTGACGCCGATACCCGTTATCGATCCCGAAGATCCGGCCAACCAGCCGGTCTTCTGACGGCGGCGAGTGTCCAGCCCCTACATGGCCACACACTTGCCCGTCGGGCTGCCTCAGTCGAGCGCCCCCTAACAATCAAACTCTATCGTCCCCATATGCCGCTCACGGCATAGGACCGGGGCGGCCTCGCTTCGACCTCACCCCTTGTGTCGGTCGAACCTGGGTTCGATCATTTTCCAAAAGGCTGGAAACACCTGCACCGCATCGGTCGATCGACCTTGATGCGTGCCCGATGGAGTACGCCCTGCATGATCGCCTATCTCATCCTCGTCCATCGCTTTCCAGAACAGTTCAAGCGCATGTTCCAGGCCATTTATGTGCCGGGTAACCAGTATCTGATCCATGTCGATCAACGGTCGGGATCTGAGATGACGGCTGACATCGCCGCCTTCCTCAAACCCTATATTAACGTCGCCTTATTACCATCGCGCAAGATGCTGTGGGGCGGATACAGCCTGGTCGATGCCGAGTTGCGCGGCATGGCCAAATTGCTGGAAATGAACGCTGACTGGCGCTATTTCATCAACCTGAGCGGTCAGGATTTCCCGCTCAAGTCTCAGGCCTATATCGCCGACTATCTGGCCAGCCATGACGGCACCGAGTTCATCCGCAATGTTCCGCAGCAGGCCGCCCGCCCCGACACGATGAACAGGCTTAGCCATTATTTCCTCGAAGCCTTCAACCGCATCGTGCGGACCGGCGTGCGCCGCCGCCCGATGGCCGGAATCACGCCTCACATCGGCACCCAGTGGAAAGCGGTGACGCGCGCATTCTGCGCCTTTGCCTGCTACGATCCTGCCGCGCGGCGCTTCAAGCAATTTTATCGCCGCACGCTGATCGCCGATGAAGGCTTTTTCCAGACGCTGATGATGAACGCCTTTTCGGGCGGCAAGGTGGCCAATGACGATCTGCGCACGATCGACTGGATTCCCGATGGCGACATCAAGCTGCGCCCCCGCACCTTCGTCACCCGCGACGCGCTGCGGTTGACGCTCAGCCCCGACCTGTTCGCGCGCAAATTCGACGCGCAGGAGGACAGCCATATCCTGGACCTGCTCGAAGCGCATCTGCTGACGCCAGCGGCGACGACGCTGCCCACGGCGGGAAAAATGCACGCAACATTATTACAAGCCTCTGGACGGATCGCCTCGCCGGCTTAAAAGTCTCCCTTATCGAGAGATAAGGGAGCATCCCATGGACCGTCGCGATTTTCTGTTTTCCACCGGCGCCGTCGCGCTCACTGTCGCCGCCCCGCGCGCCTTTGCGCAGGGCAGCGATGACGCACGGCTGTCGGCCGCTTTCGCCGCCATTTTCGAGCGGCAGTTGGATATGTCGCCTAGCTTCGTCACCAGCCTGGGCCTGGACAAAGGCGCGCGTGCGGGGGCGAAGAGCCAGCTAGACGACAATAGCAAGTCGGCGATGCTGAAAAAGCTGGCCGCGACCCAGGCCGCGATTAAGGAACTGGACAGTTATAAGAGAGCGAGCTTGTCCGACGCGCAGCGACTGAACCTTGACGTCATCCTCTATGCGCTGGACCAGCAGACCGTCGCGCCTGCCAAATTCGGCCTCAACAGCGCGGTGCGCCCCTATCGCATCTTCCAGCAGGGCGGCAGCTATTTTTCGACGCCCGATTTCCTGAACACCGCCCACACCATCAACGTCGCGGCCGATTGCGATGCCTATATCGCGCGGCTCGACGCTTTCGCCCGCAACCTGCGCACCGACACCGCGCTCCAGCGGGACGAAGCGGCGCGCGGCTATCTGGCGCCGGGCTGGTCGCTCGACCTGACCCTGGGCCAAATGAAGAAACTGCGTGGGCAACCGGCCGCTGAAAGCTCCATGGTGCAGTCGCTGGTCAAGCGCGCCGAGGCAAAGGGCATTACAGGCGACTGGCAGGCGCAGGCGTCGGCCGTGGTAGAAAAATCCATCTATCCCGCACTGGACGAACAGATCGCGGCGATAGAGGCGCTGAAAGGCGGGACGGCTGCGGGCGATGGCGTATGGCGCACGCCGCGCGGTGACGAAATCTACGCCGCAGCGCTCAAGAGCGCGACCACGACGGACCTGTCCGCTGACCAGATCCACGCCATGGGGCTGGAGCAGGTGGCCGACATCAGCGCCCAGCTCGACGTCATCCTGAAAGACGCGGGCTATGCCAAGGGCACGATCGGCGAGCGGCTGGCCGCGCTCAATGCCGAGCCGTCGCAGCTCTATGCCGACAACGCGGAAGGGCGATTGGCGCTGCTGACGCAGCTCAACCGCGATGTCGACGCGATGAAGGCCAAACTTCCCAATGCCTTCACCACCATTCCTGACACAGCCTTGGAAATCCGCGCAGTGCCCGTCGAGATACAGGATGGCGCGTCCAACGGCTATTATAATCGCGCCGCACTCGATGGGTCGCGCCCTGCCATCTATTTCATCAACCTGAAGGATGTCGGTGACTGGCCCAAATATGGCCTGCCGGCACTGACCTATCATGAGGGTGTGCCGGGCCATCACCTCCAGATTTCGACCGCACAGACGGCGGGCGATATTCCGATGCTGCGCAAGACCGCCTTCATGAGCGCCTACAGCGAGGGCTGGGCGCTCTATGCCGAGCAGTTGGCTGACGAG is a window encoding:
- a CDS encoding DUF934 domain-containing protein; its protein translation is MVEFLSFRDGDATQEPSVTVEAFTGQSNSTAVRIEAGEDARELLPYLDRLSLVEVNFPAYGDGRGYSAARILRESGYQGELRAVGDVLVDQINAMRRCGFDSFHPAKPLDDAAVDRALHRYADVYQKAIDGRTPVWAKRHPEKISG
- a CDS encoding phosphoadenylyl-sulfate reductase — protein: MAEPARQIDLIDTRPAFTQAQADALNARFEGIDTITMLKTVFAEGLAGNVAVVSSFGTESAVLLDLVAKADPTVPVIFVDTLKMFAETLNYRDTLIKRMGFTDSRTVTPIADVIANKDGTGLRWSYDPDGCCEIRKVEPMKRAKDGLDAWISGRKAFQSVTRQNLPRFEVEDGRLKLNPLGDWNKADLEAYFAEHDLPRHPLEAQGYLSIGCEPCTSKVMPGEDPRAGRWRGWDKVECGIHSPVTPIPVIDPEDPANQPVF
- a CDS encoding beta-1,6-N-acetylglucosaminyltransferase — encoded protein: MIAYLILVHRFPEQFKRMFQAIYVPGNQYLIHVDQRSGSEMTADIAAFLKPYINVALLPSRKMLWGGYSLVDAELRGMAKLLEMNADWRYFINLSGQDFPLKSQAYIADYLASHDGTEFIRNVPQQAARPDTMNRLSHYFLEAFNRIVRTGVRRRPMAGITPHIGTQWKAVTRAFCAFACYDPAARRFKQFYRRTLIADEGFFQTLMMNAFSGGKVANDDLRTIDWIPDGDIKLRPRTFVTRDALRLTLSPDLFARKFDAQEDSHILDLLEAHLLTPAATTLPTAGKMHATLLQASGRIASPA
- a CDS encoding DUF885 family protein, with product MDRRDFLFSTGAVALTVAAPRAFAQGSDDARLSAAFAAIFERQLDMSPSFVTSLGLDKGARAGAKSQLDDNSKSAMLKKLAATQAAIKELDSYKRASLSDAQRLNLDVILYALDQQTVAPAKFGLNSAVRPYRIFQQGGSYFSTPDFLNTAHTINVAADCDAYIARLDAFARNLRTDTALQRDEAARGYLAPGWSLDLTLGQMKKLRGQPAAESSMVQSLVKRAEAKGITGDWQAQASAVVEKSIYPALDEQIAAIEALKGGTAAGDGVWRTPRGDEIYAAALKSATTTDLSADQIHAMGLEQVADISAQLDVILKDAGYAKGTIGERLAALNAEPSQLYADNAEGRLALLTQLNRDVDAMKAKLPNAFTTIPDTALEIRAVPVEIQDGASNGYYNRAALDGSRPAIYFINLKDVGDWPKYGLPALTYHEGVPGHHLQISTAQTAGDIPMLRKTAFMSAYSEGWALYAEQLADELGGYATPLDRAGYLQSFLFRAARLVVDTGIHAKRWSREKATNYMVEKTGFARPRCQREVERYCTQPGQATSYKVGHGVWTKARADAMAAQGKAFDLKQFHAILEEGAMPLSMLEKRVAARAKVA